A window of the Parabacteroides merdae ATCC 43184 genome harbors these coding sequences:
- a CDS encoding ribonuclease HepT family protein: MVHHYFEIDIDVIWWILSNELQSLKKAIISKLSDLSEYPLPFSFLLLIETHPVDLHLDRQIR, translated from the coding sequence GTGGTCCATCATTATTTTGAAATTGATATTGATGTTATCTGGTGGATATTAAGTAATGAACTCCAATCGCTAAAAAAGGCGATCATCTCCAAGTTGTCCGATTTATCCGAATACCCCCTCCCCTTTTCATTTCTTCTTCTGATAGAAACGCACCCAGTCGATCTCCATCTCGACAGGCAGATCCGATGA